A window of Natranaeroarchaeum aerophilus contains these coding sequences:
- a CDS encoding Eco57I restriction-modification methylase domain-containing protein, giving the protein MTLQQISASDITSWDSLQDIAATFEKRGLKLRPNLGEDHQLVLQLSDEEFVVLVEAGPGESATDFKPENRTRHTNLVATNDFEDFTFLTRVRSWEGQQHGRIKHQKLSFSKKQFQSGSGEKNTILQKLNSIEYGSSAAIYDTLYDTRKVVKEFYQQFESLRTNLVQEVSGIPDNRGDAKQRYVQIILDRMIFLYFIQEKRLLDRNPDYLHEEPAKVVDEGDDRYEEFYEPLFFDYLAEDKQNPDFGKLPYLNGGLFAKNPVEEEFEDAKLGNTAEKTNELFDDILDFLSDWNWNVDERLDIVDPKNLSPAILGHIFEQTVNQKEMGAYYTPEEITGFMARRTIHPYLLDELNEVVGATYEEIDDVFGFPETGASADTAAIADGGMVTQQAATENVETGHVETLYHDILKEAQILDPAVGSGAFLLAGQEILLDLYMQCIEFFQQLEAEGKGWELESRTRDELETIASGGGNASLFAKRTIILNNLYGVDIDEGAVEICKLRLWLSMVADIEDEPGEVEPLPNIDFNIRQGNSLIGFTDVQEIATDKGDASLSNFGGGVGESVQEMYEEVITAVKRHKNADTSQEATNARRLAETRIDEYSDSLDEKILQRFEDAGVDDVSLTEIREHSPFHWVLEFASVYADGGFDVIVGNPPWDKVKVTRDDYFIKYDPGFRSLPTKLKDDRQEELLEKDEIAEGWEEYKHQADRLGTYYRSQFSKQTAQVSGRTVAGDTDLAPLFLERSEEIVDDGSYVSLIVPNIVFTGGSYKNLRRNLLKKNTLDSLFTFENRGIFQHVDTRYTFTISTFTVGSKTQSLLCSFKRGDLSVLRTPEASGISTPAKVLLKFSPESGMFPKIRSSEHVDILQKITQHSSLEQAWTVNTYRELDQTNDSDRFFNEDGENRYRLYGGRNIFQFSYSPPYAQEVDYYGIPEDEAPEKSAKTRIRQKNTRALKNAIYEHIDAPSSKSKKKAVNEYLDGIRGEGLSESDVLLDCTEYRLAYRDIARPTDERTTIAAVLPKGVATYTNLTTIRPYSIEPDKASMSEVPLHGVYKKKYSNWELFALLGLLNSLPFDFLIGEKTDKRIATYSILESQVPKLDHGGEWFEYIAYRAARLNCYGDEFREMRERLGDIEPATDKKERSRIQAEIDAAALHVYGLDYDDAKFILEDFHRVQNPRVMTDAYFETVEEKYLELSDQHSIQ; this is encoded by the coding sequence GACCGATTTCAAACCTGAAAACCGCACACGGCACACAAACCTCGTCGCGACGAACGATTTCGAGGACTTCACTTTCCTGACGCGCGTGCGCAGTTGGGAAGGCCAGCAGCACGGTCGTATCAAGCACCAGAAACTCTCCTTTAGCAAGAAACAGTTCCAGTCCGGGAGTGGCGAGAAGAACACCATCTTACAGAAACTGAACTCCATCGAGTACGGCTCGTCGGCAGCCATCTACGACACACTCTACGACACCCGGAAGGTCGTCAAAGAGTTCTACCAACAATTCGAGAGCCTGCGCACCAACCTTGTGCAGGAGGTTTCAGGTATCCCTGACAACCGGGGCGATGCAAAGCAACGGTACGTGCAGATTATTCTCGACCGGATGATTTTCCTCTACTTCATTCAAGAGAAGCGGCTGCTCGACCGAAACCCTGACTACCTCCATGAAGAGCCCGCGAAAGTCGTGGATGAGGGCGACGACCGCTACGAGGAGTTTTACGAGCCGCTGTTCTTCGATTACCTCGCGGAGGATAAACAGAACCCGGACTTCGGTAAACTCCCGTACCTAAACGGTGGTTTGTTCGCGAAGAACCCCGTCGAAGAGGAGTTTGAAGACGCAAAACTGGGCAACACCGCCGAGAAGACGAACGAACTGTTCGACGATATTCTGGACTTCCTTTCCGACTGGAACTGGAATGTTGACGAACGGCTCGACATCGTTGACCCGAAAAACCTCTCCCCAGCGATTCTCGGTCACATCTTCGAGCAGACGGTCAACCAGAAGGAGATGGGCGCATACTACACGCCAGAGGAGATTACCGGCTTCATGGCTCGCCGGACGATTCACCCATACCTCCTCGACGAACTCAACGAGGTTGTTGGCGCGACCTACGAGGAAATCGACGACGTATTTGGCTTCCCAGAGACAGGTGCGAGTGCTGATACGGCGGCCATCGCTGACGGGGGGATGGTCACCCAGCAGGCCGCGACGGAGAACGTAGAGACTGGTCACGTCGAGACGCTGTACCACGACATCCTAAAAGAGGCGCAGATTCTTGACCCCGCTGTCGGGAGTGGCGCGTTCCTTCTGGCGGGACAGGAAATTCTGCTTGACCTCTATATGCAATGCATCGAGTTCTTCCAGCAACTCGAAGCCGAGGGGAAAGGCTGGGAACTGGAGTCACGAACACGGGATGAGTTGGAGACCATCGCGTCGGGGGGAGGGAACGCATCGCTGTTTGCGAAGCGGACTATCATCCTGAATAACCTATATGGGGTGGACATCGACGAAGGTGCGGTCGAAATATGTAAACTCCGGCTGTGGCTCTCGATGGTTGCGGACATTGAGGATGAGCCCGGCGAGGTTGAACCGCTCCCCAACATTGATTTCAATATCCGACAGGGCAACTCACTCATCGGATTCACAGATGTCCAAGAGATTGCTACTGATAAAGGAGATGCTTCCCTCTCGAACTTTGGTGGCGGTGTTGGTGAAAGTGTTCAGGAGATGTATGAGGAGGTAATTACAGCGGTTAAACGCCATAAAAATGCAGATACATCACAAGAAGCTACAAATGCAAGGAGATTGGCCGAAACGCGAATTGACGAGTATAGTGATTCCCTAGATGAAAAAATCCTCCAAAGGTTCGAAGATGCAGGTGTAGATGATGTTTCGCTCACGGAAATTAGAGAACATTCACCATTTCATTGGGTCCTTGAGTTCGCTTCGGTCTATGCAGATGGAGGATTTGATGTTATCGTCGGAAACCCCCCGTGGGACAAGGTGAAGGTGACAAGAGATGATTACTTCATAAAATATGACCCCGGTTTCCGAAGTCTACCAACTAAACTAAAGGACGACCGTCAAGAGGAACTGCTAGAAAAGGATGAGATTGCAGAGGGATGGGAGGAGTACAAACATCAAGCCGACCGTTTGGGGACCTATTACCGAAGCCAGTTTTCAAAACAGACTGCTCAAGTTAGTGGGCGTACTGTCGCGGGTGACACAGACTTGGCACCTCTGTTCCTAGAGAGGAGTGAAGAAATAGTCGATGACGGCTCATATGTTTCGTTAATCGTCCCGAACATCGTTTTCACAGGCGGGTCATATAAGAATTTGAGACGGAATCTGCTCAAAAAGAATACGCTTGATTCACTCTTCACCTTTGAAAACCGAGGTATCTTCCAACATGTAGATACTCGATACACCTTCACTATATCCACATTCACAGTAGGGAGCAAAACTCAGTCACTTCTCTGTTCCTTCAAACGTGGCGACCTCTCAGTACTCAGGACGCCGGAAGCTAGTGGAATATCGACACCTGCCAAAGTCCTACTCAAGTTTTCACCCGAATCGGGGATGTTTCCTAAGATTCGCTCTAGTGAACATGTTGATATTCTCCAAAAAATCACCCAGCATTCTTCGCTAGAACAAGCGTGGACTGTGAACACATACAGAGAACTTGACCAGACAAATGACTCTGACAGATTCTTTAATGAAGACGGGGAGAACAGGTATCGCTTATATGGGGGCCGGAATATTTTCCAGTTCTCTTACTCGCCGCCATACGCGCAAGAAGTAGATTACTATGGTATTCCTGAAGATGAGGCTCCTGAAAAGAGTGCTAAAACACGAATTAGACAGAAGAATACGAGAGCGCTAAAGAATGCAATCTATGAGCATATTGATGCACCTTCCTCCAAATCGAAGAAAAAAGCCGTCAACGAATATCTAGACGGAATAAGAGGTGAAGGTCTGAGTGAGAGTGACGTATTATTAGACTGTACTGAATACCGTCTTGCCTATCGTGATATTGCGCGACCAACGGATGAACGTACGACAATTGCTGCAGTCCTACCGAAAGGAGTTGCAACCTATACAAACCTGACCACAATTCGGCCGTATTCTATCGAACCCGATAAAGCATCTATGTCGGAGGTACCTCTGCATGGTGTGTATAAGAAGAAGTACTCCAATTGGGAATTATTTGCACTTCTAGGTCTCCTCAACAGTCTTCCGTTTGATTTCTTAATCGGTGAGAAGACAGATAAGCGAATTGCTACATACAGTATTCTTGAGTCACAAGTTCCGAAATTAGACCATGGGGGCGAATGGTTCGAATATATTGCCTATAGAGCGGCCCGACTGAATTGTTACGGGGATGAGTTTAGGGAAATGAGGGAGAGGCTAGGTGATATTGAACCCGCGACAGACAAGAAAGAGCGGAGTAGAATACAGGCCGAAATTGACGCTGCTGCTCTCCATGTATATGGCTTGGACTATGATGATGCAAAGTTCATTCTGGAGGACTTCCATCGGGTACAAAACCCGCGTGTAATGACCGACGCATACTTCGAGACTGTTGAGGAGAAGTACTTAGAGTTATCAGACCAGCATTCAATCCAGTAA
- a CDS encoding helicase-related protein — translation MLSVPPLVDNTDKNLEEVYKKIIPQIEEARIATGYFYLSGFDLYKEDLGNLAEPDELSHAPLRILMGRQTNQQTADEIEEGQNLREAFKQELKDDIKSLNNAQLGRLNRLREFVAEGIVEVRVRSPENGYFHAKGAAFRAPLDDGEEPASDGEVDKRACATIVGSSNFSASGHRNNIELNLTSQDRYQTQAFEDWYDNQWANAEVFSEEILHIIENSDQYKEWKEKQEKEKESDSTTEEELGTYLEPFELYKLLAYDELNGNVSARDSPLYYFQKLGYESAREKLSQYDGCIISDSVGLGKSFIGGELLYDYRQHGDRCLLIVPANLTDQWEDLLQDGTDEDGNPYFGLEMDGKHLDVMSISKFQNLGYEEVQKLRDQFDVLLIDEAHRFRNFGKWRPNPTHDDDYKGTRRHANLRQLRGKTMIMLTATPLNNSATDLKNLISLFTSPEELRNKASLDFDAFDEYIELAEVRKRIAAGKEEVSEQKQQQITEQLQRHSNEISNILNEVMVLRTRKHVKEQIQADEDFEMSFKPPKLHKEQYSLPPAYQPIYRMLPDVMDALHLPHITVKNPQAGGTLKALYKLNLLKRLESSTYAFVQSIETLHQSERRLLGFLEDLPEDEDIDLLRSVQNGEAAVTIDDFVEGEDAAEDLEQTLEEFGFDSTSVRADGGEGKVENELADATIGEVKNYIREDLTLLAYFLTQFIGDVARDAGDVSDHAVTVRQWLHNHNAGTLPEVSEEEMNPVLYPRSDLAEIDAATRDFYEAIFSLREFRDPKIDRLAEVLQNHDQKVLIFTQYRGTADYVYRTLRDNPNSPLTAANSAVVKGGDENKQDIIQRFAPQASGYQSTLAESDETELQYVVATDTLSEGVNLQDVHVVVNYDLPWNPMRIVQRVGRIDRIGSTAEKHVHNFYPDGDIEAAIKLLKRLQAKINDIALIVGKENNILDPNEDQILEKAGVDTQKTIGELEVDEIEDSLRRSREVEDVNELDDTSKNPLLRNAGSNEEAAYDRFLLKQELNEEYGLTADDFEYAEEFFNDSPDERELLFTNTINHDKGPRPGVFGLAHLWFNSEEENAPLGRVRRAFYYKPFGDDVKERSIQTLSISPSVKGEPVLGNIDNVLANRKEIEEVLNDRLEAIREGQVEGAFKQGDSFSKEQETILDFLAHYLQPNFGDDPCSHEDHDTIDEWTDDLHSRLGEFKLANTDEDRILRDTFRHHDEYDLFPDWPPAEFLKTLESFLEENIEASTEYQDTLVRESDVQAQLVCWGIVGT, via the coding sequence ATGCTCTCCGTTCCCCCACTTGTCGATAACACGGATAAAAATCTCGAAGAAGTCTACAAAAAAATCATTCCGCAAATCGAAGAGGCACGAATCGCGACTGGCTACTTCTATCTCTCCGGCTTCGACCTCTACAAGGAGGACTTGGGTAATCTGGCCGAGCCCGACGAACTCAGTCATGCACCGCTTCGCATTCTCATGGGTCGTCAGACCAATCAACAGACTGCCGATGAAATTGAGGAGGGGCAGAATCTTCGAGAAGCCTTCAAACAGGAATTGAAGGATGACATCAAGAGTCTAAACAATGCGCAACTCGGACGACTCAATCGGCTTCGAGAGTTTGTCGCGGAGGGAATCGTTGAGGTCCGTGTTCGAAGCCCGGAAAACGGTTACTTCCACGCGAAGGGGGCTGCGTTCCGTGCCCCGCTTGACGACGGAGAGGAACCGGCTTCTGATGGCGAGGTAGATAAACGTGCCTGTGCCACTATCGTCGGCTCTTCGAACTTCTCGGCTAGCGGTCACCGAAACAATATTGAACTTAATCTCACCAGCCAAGACCGTTATCAAACGCAAGCCTTTGAGGACTGGTATGACAACCAGTGGGCGAACGCTGAGGTATTCAGTGAAGAAATCCTTCACATTATTGAGAATAGCGACCAGTACAAAGAATGGAAGGAAAAACAGGAGAAAGAAAAGGAGTCAGATAGTACCACTGAAGAGGAACTCGGGACGTATCTCGAACCCTTCGAACTCTACAAGCTCCTCGCGTATGACGAACTCAACGGTAACGTCAGTGCTCGGGACAGCCCGCTCTACTACTTCCAGAAACTCGGCTACGAGAGCGCACGCGAGAAACTCTCCCAGTACGATGGCTGCATTATTTCCGATTCTGTTGGCCTCGGGAAGTCATTTATTGGCGGCGAATTGCTCTATGACTATCGGCAGCACGGTGACCGCTGTCTACTCATTGTCCCTGCGAACTTGACCGACCAGTGGGAAGATTTGCTTCAAGACGGTACTGACGAGGATGGGAATCCTTATTTCGGACTGGAGATGGACGGGAAACATCTCGATGTGATGAGCATTAGCAAGTTCCAGAACCTCGGCTACGAGGAGGTTCAGAAACTCCGTGACCAATTCGACGTACTTCTCATTGACGAGGCCCATCGCTTCCGCAACTTTGGGAAGTGGCGTCCGAACCCAACTCACGATGACGACTACAAGGGAACGCGGCGGCACGCAAATCTCCGCCAATTACGCGGGAAAACGATGATAATGCTGACCGCGACGCCCCTCAACAATAGTGCTACTGACCTGAAGAATCTTATCAGCCTATTCACGAGCCCGGAGGAACTCCGTAACAAGGCCTCACTCGACTTTGACGCGTTCGACGAGTACATCGAACTCGCAGAAGTCAGAAAACGTATTGCCGCCGGGAAGGAGGAAGTGTCAGAACAGAAGCAACAGCAAATCACTGAGCAGTTGCAGCGCCACTCGAATGAAATCTCGAACATCCTCAACGAGGTGATGGTTCTGCGAACGCGCAAGCACGTCAAGGAACAGATTCAGGCTGACGAAGATTTCGAGATGAGTTTCAAGCCACCAAAACTTCACAAGGAACAGTACTCTCTGCCGCCCGCCTACCAGCCCATCTATCGGATGCTTCCCGATGTGATGGACGCACTTCATCTCCCGCACATCACAGTGAAGAATCCGCAGGCTGGGGGGACTCTGAAAGCGTTATACAAATTGAACCTACTCAAGCGACTGGAATCGTCGACGTACGCGTTTGTCCAGTCCATCGAGACCCTACACCAGAGCGAGCGTCGGCTTCTTGGCTTTCTAGAAGACCTGCCCGAAGACGAGGACATCGACCTCCTGCGTAGCGTACAGAATGGTGAGGCCGCTGTAACCATCGACGACTTCGTTGAGGGAGAGGACGCTGCCGAAGACCTCGAACAGACGCTTGAAGAGTTCGGCTTCGACTCGACCTCAGTTCGTGCCGACGGAGGTGAGGGAAAGGTAGAGAATGAACTGGCAGACGCGACAATTGGTGAGGTGAAAAACTACATCCGTGAGGACCTGACGTTACTCGCATACTTCCTCACGCAATTCATCGGAGATGTGGCCCGCGATGCTGGAGACGTAAGCGACCATGCAGTCACGGTGCGACAATGGCTTCACAACCACAATGCTGGTACGCTCCCTGAGGTCTCTGAGGAGGAAATGAACCCTGTCCTGTACCCGAGGAGTGACCTGGCGGAAATCGATGCTGCGACGCGTGACTTCTACGAGGCAATCTTCTCACTCCGGGAATTCCGCGACCCGAAAATCGACCGGCTCGCAGAGGTTCTCCAGAACCACGACCAAAAGGTCCTCATTTTCACGCAGTACCGAGGGACCGCCGATTACGTCTATCGGACGCTCCGAGACAACCCTAACTCTCCGCTGACGGCGGCAAACAGTGCGGTCGTGAAGGGCGGCGACGAGAACAAGCAGGATATTATCCAGCGATTCGCGCCGCAGGCATCTGGATACCAAAGTACGCTCGCAGAATCAGATGAAACCGAACTCCAGTACGTCGTCGCGACTGACACGCTGAGCGAAGGGGTGAACTTGCAGGATGTTCATGTCGTGGTTAACTACGACCTCCCGTGGAACCCGATGCGCATCGTCCAGCGCGTCGGTCGTATCGACCGCATCGGGAGTACGGCGGAGAAACATGTCCACAACTTCTATCCTGACGGCGACATTGAGGCGGCCATCAAGTTGCTGAAACGGTTGCAGGCGAAAATCAATGACATCGCACTCATCGTCGGCAAGGAGAATAACATCCTTGACCCGAACGAGGACCAGATTCTGGAAAAAGCGGGCGTCGATACCCAGAAGACCATCGGAGAACTGGAAGTCGATGAAATTGAGGACTCATTGCGCCGGTCGCGTGAAGTCGAGGACGTAAACGAACTCGACGATACGAGCAAGAACCCGCTCCTCCGAAATGCTGGAAGCAACGAAGAGGCGGCGTACGACCGATTCCTGCTAAAGCAGGAGTTGAATGAAGAGTACGGGCTCACAGCTGACGACTTCGAGTATGCAGAGGAATTCTTCAACGACTCACCGGACGAGCGGGAATTGCTCTTTACGAATACCATCAACCATGACAAGGGGCCGCGTCCAGGTGTATTCGGGCTAGCACATCTCTGGTTCAACAGTGAGGAGGAGAACGCTCCACTCGGGCGCGTACGTCGGGCATTCTACTACAAGCCGTTTGGTGACGACGTGAAAGAGCGGTCTATCCAGACGCTTTCAATCAGCCCATCTGTCAAGGGTGAGCCGGTCTTGGGGAACATCGACAATGTACTGGCGAACCGAAAGGAGATTGAGGAAGTGCTTAACGACCGGCTTGAAGCGATACGTGAAGGGCAGGTTGAGGGAGCGTTCAAGCAGGGCGATTCGTTCTCGAAGGAACAAGAGACGATTCTGGACTTCCTCGCTCACTACCTCCAGCCTAACTTTGGGGACGACCCCTGCTCGCATGAAGACCACGACACGATTGATGAGTGGACCGACGACCTCCACAGTCGGCTTGGTGAGTTCAAACTTGCGAATACCGACGAAGACCGAATTCTTCGCGATACCTTCCGTCACCACGATGAGTACGACTTGTTCCCAGATTGGCCGCCTGCCGAATTCCTCAAAACACTCGAATCATTTCTGGAAGAGAATATTGAGGCATCTACTGAATATCAGGATACACTCGTCCGGGAGAGTGATGTCCAAGCACAGTTAGTCTGTTGGGGTATTGTTGGCACATAG
- a CDS encoding competence protein CoiA, which yields MPFTARIDGELCTPHEANNSDSPECPGCGNQLAIRESHRRKGSFVARHFIHPTQPPGGCSGTGSGESAEHKRLKSIAASKAEATFSNSTVSIETPIGDRRTDVLVEFDHHHESLGDGIAIEVQYKHHTKDKEAVQATFRSNEYSVLWLNSTHFDDHNVNLGAGDLSKWWAAQIPPPDEWSGYHNIIKWLRLPHHPSVKRTIPFPDELFTPQHSTLWAISLYNTYSGKGGEQTIFSAPLYDSGRTRSEIGLAVDGMGRLRVLLRKIRNGSVIEYEDDPNLRRRSQDLKRLANILSEWNAEQRRDWATRTSNRQSGNWVTVWKVDTGMCRLKLLCNAETGEPTVGLADHHQGSVTALVDPEMASESIKWVTLIQLQIQK from the coding sequence ATGCCGTTCACCGCGCGAATCGACGGGGAACTCTGTACTCCACACGAAGCAAATAATAGTGATTCTCCAGAGTGCCCTGGATGCGGAAACCAACTCGCAATTCGGGAGTCTCACCGTCGAAAAGGGTCATTTGTGGCTCGCCATTTTATACATCCGACGCAACCACCAGGCGGTTGTTCAGGAACAGGTAGCGGTGAATCAGCGGAACACAAACGACTGAAATCTATCGCCGCCTCAAAAGCCGAGGCGACGTTCTCCAATTCGACCGTCTCGATTGAAACTCCAATTGGAGACCGGCGTACAGACGTTCTGGTCGAGTTCGACCATCATCATGAATCACTCGGAGACGGGATTGCAATTGAGGTCCAATATAAACACCATACGAAGGATAAAGAAGCCGTCCAAGCGACGTTTCGCTCGAACGAGTACAGTGTTCTATGGCTCAATTCTACGCATTTCGACGACCACAACGTTAACCTCGGAGCTGGTGACCTCTCGAAGTGGTGGGCGGCGCAGATACCGCCTCCAGACGAGTGGTCCGGGTATCACAACATCATCAAGTGGCTACGACTACCCCACCACCCATCAGTAAAGCGAACTATCCCGTTCCCAGATGAGTTGTTTACGCCCCAGCATTCAACACTCTGGGCAATAAGCCTGTACAACACCTATTCAGGCAAGGGGGGAGAACAGACTATATTCAGTGCCCCACTCTACGATAGCGGCCGAACAAGGAGCGAGATAGGGTTAGCAGTCGATGGAATGGGTCGCCTTCGAGTCCTCTTGAGGAAAATACGTAACGGCTCTGTTATTGAGTACGAAGATGACCCAAACCTGAGAAGGAGGTCACAGGACTTGAAACGGCTGGCTAACATCCTGTCAGAATGGAATGCAGAACAGAGGCGAGATTGGGCGACTAGAACGTCAAATCGTCAGTCCGGCAACTGGGTTACAGTTTGGAAGGTCGATACCGGGATGTGTCGTCTCAAATTACTCTGTAACGCTGAGACAGGCGAGCCCACAGTTGGGCTGGCGGACCACCATCAAGGCTCAGTAACAGCACTGGTAGACCCAGAAATGGCGTCTGAGAGTATCAAATGGGTCACCCTGATACAGCTACAGATTCAAAAGTAG
- a CDS encoding tyrosine-type recombinase/integrase: protein MSNVSGRIYELETELNFPRGENWLRDLQSRRSDGNIKRKRIALEQFDQFLIDYMGVADEDVIKNFETWLDGLYPYLNTPENCGHEVLRKFSQWLETDAGLAHSTIQGRFYDVRTYLNRYHIDTRKYDTDGIGYIDANNKKFEDDYLLQWLDAGSEARKQLHRNDVNWIKLELIEKLIDGAKNFKNEMVIRCLWNFGCRPHELANAKLINHEPENRLVRIRTRKIDDPDHELYLRPVYYSRSMRTHMREWLDKGGRDAYSHASESDNLIVGYNTPSIQARQVNKIVKLAAENAGIQEDGIQRADDTVNNRITAKTLRHSFAVHSVRGVERTGTPPMDIERLRRVMGHESLESTKYYLRFRDIELRDAFDRCHPDYTYDPTE, encoded by the coding sequence ATGAGTAATGTTTCAGGACGCATATATGAACTGGAGACAGAGCTAAACTTCCCTCGCGGTGAAAACTGGCTCAGAGACTTGCAAAGTCGAAGAAGTGACGGTAATATCAAACGGAAGCGGATAGCTTTAGAGCAGTTTGACCAGTTCTTAATCGATTACATGGGGGTGGCTGATGAGGATGTCATCAAAAATTTCGAGACATGGTTGGATGGATTATACCCGTACTTAAACACACCTGAAAACTGCGGCCACGAAGTATTACGGAAATTTTCGCAGTGGCTGGAAACAGATGCAGGGTTAGCACATTCAACAATACAAGGTCGATTCTACGATGTCCGCACGTATTTAAATCGGTATCACATTGACACGCGGAAATATGATACAGATGGCATCGGATATATCGATGCAAATAATAAAAAGTTCGAGGACGACTATCTTCTCCAGTGGCTGGATGCTGGCAGTGAGGCCCGAAAACAATTGCATCGTAACGATGTTAACTGGATTAAATTGGAACTCATTGAAAAATTAATTGATGGGGCAAAAAATTTCAAAAATGAGATGGTAATCCGCTGCCTTTGGAATTTCGGTTGTAGACCCCATGAATTAGCGAATGCGAAACTAATTAACCATGAACCTGAAAACCGCCTTGTTAGAATTCGTACGAGGAAGATAGATGACCCAGACCACGAACTATATCTTAGACCAGTCTATTATTCACGTTCCATGCGAACCCATATGAGGGAGTGGCTCGACAAAGGTGGCCGAGATGCATATTCGCATGCCTCAGAGTCTGATAATCTGATAGTCGGATATAATACGCCCTCAATACAAGCTCGACAAGTAAATAAAATAGTCAAATTAGCTGCTGAGAATGCTGGAATCCAAGAGGACGGGATTCAACGAGCTGATGATACAGTTAATAATCGTATCACAGCTAAAACATTACGTCATTCATTTGCCGTTCACTCTGTTCGAGGAGTGGAACGAACAGGAACACCACCGATGGACATCGAACGATTGCGACGAGTAATGGGGCACGAGAGTCTAGAATCGACTAAATATTATTTGCGATTCAGGGATATTGAACTCAGGGATGCGTTCGACCGTTGCCACCCTGATTATACGTACGACCCGACAGAATAG